In one window of Meiothermus sp. DNA:
- the ubiE gene encoding bifunctional demethylmenaquinone methyltransferase/2-methoxy-6-polyprenyl-1,4-benzoquinol methylase UbiE codes for MQNATEAKAQAIQKMFSEIAPRYDLLNRILSAGVDRVWRVAAVKAALEKNPGRILDLATGTGDIALLLKKVAPQTEVIGGDFAPPMLELARQKAQKAGLSIPFVEADALMLPFPDEHFDAVTIAFGFRNFADYPRALAELYRVIRPGGRLCILEFPPPPKSGLGVLYRFYFTRILPLIGGLISGSASAYRYLPESVERFPDPPTLANMMSKAGFSTRYQLFTGGITALHTGDKPVLTSPSLITRSGEFHSGKQP; via the coding sequence GTGCAAAACGCTACCGAGGCCAAAGCCCAGGCCATTCAAAAAATGTTTTCCGAGATTGCCCCACGCTACGACCTGCTCAACCGGATACTTTCTGCAGGGGTGGATCGGGTCTGGCGTGTAGCCGCAGTAAAGGCCGCCCTGGAGAAAAATCCAGGACGCATCCTCGACCTGGCTACCGGTACCGGTGATATTGCTTTGCTGTTAAAGAAAGTTGCACCTCAGACCGAGGTGATTGGCGGCGATTTTGCGCCCCCGATGCTCGAGCTGGCCCGACAAAAAGCCCAAAAAGCAGGGCTTTCGATTCCTTTTGTGGAAGCCGATGCTCTTATGCTGCCCTTCCCCGACGAGCACTTCGATGCCGTGACCATCGCGTTCGGCTTCCGCAACTTTGCCGACTACCCCAGAGCGCTGGCCGAACTGTACCGGGTGATTAGGCCCGGTGGAAGGCTGTGCATTCTGGAGTTTCCGCCACCGCCTAAAAGTGGCCTTGGGGTCCTGTACCGGTTCTACTTCACCCGCATCCTGCCGCTGATCGGTGGGTTAATTTCCGGCAGTGCCTCGGCCTACCGCTACCTGCCAGAATCGGTGGAACGCTTCCCAGATCCTCCAACCCTTGCAAATATGATGAGTAAAGCAGGCTTTAGCACCCGCTATCAGCTTTTCACCGGGGGCATCACCGCGCTGCATACTGGAGACAAGCCCGTTTTGACCTCACCTTCGCTAATCACCCGTAGCGGGGAGTTTCATTCAGGTAAACAGCCATGA
- a CDS encoding ABC transporter permease — protein sequence MSRYWFLMVGGLVLLIMILAPWAVPLREFDGTGYLLNPLGVMNPKGLTLPEGLTFNWLGVAFGLWILLLLAASAALFVPNAETRARVLYILGGIGIAIFAIEALLFYQAINTLNDAAVAAGARRPPLRRFALSLGIYAGFFYSLGLLLLARMQLPGGLAFLVRFRGVVVPIVSLLLAVVIGAVVVAILRPGLGTQGVEGLGLRELIAGKLDLVTYTFQILFSPILNVTGIFTSLGFATPLIFTGLAVAFGFRAGMFNIGAPGQLTMGALFAMLAGVYLPLPGWLLLPVAIAAAALGGALWGGIVGWLKARFGANEVINTIMMNYIAASVLLFMIAANEYRFFGQTVRLPFKAEGFEGRSEEMQEGARIPLMINIIAPNGTFSWALPLAVIASLGVYYALRRLDLGRRLLFSLGALVLGFVVGGFLPGFPVTISSALASQLLNGSFLIAVLALLFYNFYLFRTSAGYELRATGLAPKAAEYAGVNLRRKMILAMVISGALAGLAATHYVLGAGMDGTYRLKTAIPSSVGFDGIAVALMGQNMPLGIFLSATLFGVLLAGGVSLNAQLGISNQIIQVLQALIILFIAVGGLLPRYFTDPLRAAQVETEAKAEQEARQAKSAPAAGD from the coding sequence ATGAGTCGGTATTGGTTTTTGATGGTGGGGGGGCTGGTGCTGTTGATCATGATCCTGGCTCCCTGGGCAGTTCCGCTACGGGAGTTCGACGGTACGGGCTACCTGCTCAATCCGCTGGGGGTCATGAATCCCAAGGGCCTAACCCTGCCGGAAGGTCTGACCTTCAACTGGCTTGGGGTTGCTTTTGGTTTGTGGATCCTGCTGCTGCTGGCAGCCAGCGCGGCGCTATTTGTGCCCAATGCAGAAACCAGGGCTCGAGTGCTTTATATCCTGGGTGGCATTGGTATAGCTATTTTTGCCATTGAGGCGCTTCTTTTTTACCAGGCGATCAATACTTTAAACGATGCGGCTGTTGCTGCTGGGGCACGTCGCCCACCCCTGCGGCGATTTGCGCTATCGCTGGGTATCTATGCTGGATTTTTCTACTCTCTGGGGCTGCTGTTATTGGCCCGAATGCAGCTACCGGGCGGCCTGGCCTTCCTGGTGCGTTTTCGGGGCGTGGTGGTGCCCATCGTTTCGCTGTTGCTGGCGGTGGTGATAGGGGCAGTGGTAGTGGCCATTCTGCGGCCCGGTCTGGGTACCCAAGGGGTAGAAGGGCTGGGGCTGCGTGAGCTGATTGCAGGGAAACTTGATCTGGTGACCTATACTTTCCAGATTTTGTTCAGCCCTATCCTGAACGTGACCGGCATCTTTACCAGCCTGGGCTTTGCCACCCCCCTTATTTTTACCGGCCTTGCGGTAGCCTTTGGGTTCCGTGCTGGGATGTTTAATATCGGCGCGCCCGGCCAGCTTACGATGGGTGCGCTCTTTGCCATGTTGGCGGGTGTGTATCTGCCGCTGCCGGGCTGGTTGTTGCTACCTGTGGCCATCGCAGCAGCAGCGTTGGGAGGGGCCTTGTGGGGGGGTATTGTGGGCTGGCTCAAGGCCCGCTTTGGCGCCAACGAGGTCATCAATACCATCATGATGAACTACATTGCGGCCTCGGTGCTGCTGTTCATGATTGCTGCCAACGAGTACCGCTTTTTTGGACAAACCGTGCGCCTGCCCTTCAAAGCCGAGGGTTTTGAGGGGCGCAGTGAGGAAATGCAAGAAGGGGCCCGAATCCCCTTGATGATCAATATCATCGCGCCCAATGGCACTTTTTCTTGGGCCCTGCCGCTTGCAGTGATAGCCAGCCTGGGGGTTTATTACGCTCTAAGGCGATTAGATTTGGGAAGGCGTTTGCTGTTTTCGCTGGGTGCGCTGGTGCTGGGGTTTGTGGTGGGGGGTTTTTTGCCCGGTTTTCCGGTCACCATCAGTTCGGCGCTGGCCTCGCAGTTGCTCAACGGTTCGTTCTTGATTGCCGTTCTTGCACTGCTGTTTTACAACTTCTACCTGTTCCGCACCTCGGCCGGTTACGAGCTACGGGCTACCGGTCTGGCACCTAAAGCCGCCGAATATGCAGGGGTTAACCTGAGGCGAAAAATGATTCTGGCCATGGTGATTTCCGGTGCGCTGGCCGGCCTGGCCGCCACGCACTATGTGCTGGGGGCCGGTATGGACGGCACCTATCGGCTCAAGACCGCCATTCCCTCGAGCGTAGGTTTCGACGGCATCGCGGTGGCCCTGATGGGCCAGAACATGCCCCTGGGCATCTTTCTCTCGGCCACCCTGTTTGGGGTACTGCTGGCCGGCGGGGTCTCGCTGAACGCGCAACTCGGTATCAGCAACCAGATTATCCAGGTCTTGCAGGCCCTGATTATCCTTTTTATCGCGGTAGGAGGGTTGCTGCCCCGCTACTTTACCGATCCCCTGCGGGCAGCCCAGGTGGAAACCGAGGCCAAAGCCGAACAGGAGGCCCGCCAGGCCAAGTCCGCACCGGCGGCAGGAGACTAA
- a CDS encoding ABC transporter permease: MEIVIALFFSTLRQAAPLLLTSLGGLFSERSGVVNIALEGMILFGAAAAAITVNRIEVATGGLEAFWIPWVGLLAGATVGGLVGLVHAVASIKYRADQIVSGTAINIAALGAPSIVLQVLYNNTSTSKEVQNRLPNVDLGPSSVSILVILAFLLVPVVWWVLFKTPWGLRLRAVGEHPEAAETMGVNVIRMRYTAVILSGVLAGIAGAYLSIGFLNQFIRAMSAGAGFIALAALIFGKWHPFGVLGATLLFGFAQALAIQLQGGDILPATIVQALPFILTMLVLAGFIGRSRPPAAVGKPYDK, translated from the coding sequence ATGGAAATCGTCATTGCGCTTTTCTTCTCAACCCTGCGGCAAGCCGCCCCACTTTTGCTGACCTCGCTGGGCGGACTGTTCTCCGAGCGCAGCGGGGTGGTGAATATCGCCCTCGAGGGCATGATTCTGTTCGGCGCGGCGGCAGCAGCCATTACGGTCAACCGCATCGAGGTGGCTACAGGGGGCCTCGAGGCTTTCTGGATTCCCTGGGTGGGGTTGCTGGCTGGGGCCACAGTAGGCGGCCTGGTGGGTCTGGTTCATGCCGTTGCCTCCATCAAGTACCGCGCCGATCAGATTGTCTCCGGTACCGCCATCAACATTGCGGCCCTGGGGGCGCCCTCGATTGTCTTGCAGGTGCTCTACAACAACACCTCCACTTCCAAGGAAGTGCAGAACCGGCTGCCCAATGTAGATCTGGGGCCTAGCAGCGTTTCTATTCTGGTAATTTTGGCCTTTTTGCTGGTGCCGGTGGTCTGGTGGGTGTTGTTCAAAACCCCCTGGGGCTTGCGTTTGCGGGCGGTGGGCGAGCACCCCGAAGCAGCCGAGACCATGGGGGTCAACGTGATTCGTATGCGCTACACCGCTGTAATTTTGTCGGGGGTGCTGGCCGGGATTGCCGGTGCATATCTCTCGATTGGGTTCCTCAACCAGTTCATTCGGGCCATGAGCGCTGGGGCCGGTTTTATTGCCCTGGCTGCGCTCATTTTTGGTAAGTGGCATCCGTTTGGGGTGCTGGGGGCTACCTTGTTGTTTGGCTTTGCCCAGGCCCTGGCCATCCAGCTTCAAGGTGGGGATATTTTGCCGGCCACCATCGTGCAAGCCCTGCCCTTCATCCTGACCATGCTGGTGCTGGCAGGCTTTATCGGGCGGAGCCGTCCGCCGGCGGCGGTGGGCAAACCCTACGATAAATAG
- a CDS encoding regulatory iron-sulfur-containing complex subunit RicT: protein MECVGVRFTHGPKIYDYKYSDLPPPVGSWVVVRTARGLELAKVRTEPHLGNAVGEVVRVATPEDLDNHANLKTRGEEVQWWLKARLRREGIRAKVLGCEFTLDGNHISVHYSAEERIDLRRWVNELNKLAGARVEFIALGPRDQTAYLGTLGACGMESCCSSWLQDFAQVSIKMARDQQLPLSPEKISGPCGRLLCCLQYEHEHYQELLADLPRKNSKACSIQGTCGKVAKLNPLAGTVDLITEEGSWVTVHKSELKQER, encoded by the coding sequence ATGGAATGTGTTGGCGTGCGATTCACGCATGGCCCCAAAATTTACGACTACAAGTATAGCGACCTGCCCCCTCCGGTCGGTAGCTGGGTGGTGGTGCGAACCGCACGGGGGCTAGAACTCGCCAAGGTGCGCACTGAACCCCACCTGGGCAACGCTGTGGGCGAAGTGGTGCGCGTCGCTACCCCAGAAGACCTGGATAACCATGCCAACCTGAAAACCCGCGGCGAAGAGGTACAGTGGTGGCTCAAAGCCCGCCTGCGCCGCGAGGGCATCCGGGCCAAAGTGCTGGGCTGCGAGTTCACCCTGGACGGCAACCACATCTCGGTGCACTACTCCGCCGAGGAGCGCATAGACCTGCGGCGCTGGGTCAACGAACTGAACAAGCTGGCGGGGGCTCGAGTGGAGTTCATTGCCCTGGGCCCCCGCGACCAGACCGCCTACCTGGGCACCCTGGGGGCCTGCGGAATGGAGTCGTGCTGCTCGAGCTGGCTCCAGGACTTTGCCCAGGTCTCCATCAAGATGGCCCGCGACCAGCAGCTTCCCCTCTCCCCGGAAAAAATCTCAGGGCCCTGTGGGCGCCTGCTGTGTTGCTTGCAGTACGAACACGAACACTACCAGGAGCTTCTGGCCGACCTGCCCCGAAAGAATTCTAAAGCCTGTAGCATCCAGGGCACCTGCGGCAAGGTCGCCAAGCTCAACCCCCTGGCCGGAACTGTGGATCTGATTACCGAGGAAGGCAGCTGGGTAACGGTACACAAGAGTGAACTTAAGCAGGAGCGATAG
- a CDS encoding metallophosphoesterase, which translates to MRYLIVSDLHGNWPALEAVLKEAWGYDQVLFLGDAVGYYPDVNRVLDWLRSVNAKGVMGNHDIWLLEIKSMQIEGPVLEILSWQAERISPENREYLSRLPWTVEVEGALLVHGSPLDPLAYLEEVEQAREVFNRVSHRWIFHGHTHLAGSYLSLESTTVRGQATTADVSTPQGRWVRYQRYANGGELIVAPKARAIINPGSTGQPRDGVTGAAYAIWDPEEDTVEFFRAKYNLEHVLARLHHEQFPMWLYERLVLGK; encoded by the coding sequence GTGCGCTACCTGATTGTGTCTGACCTTCACGGCAACTGGCCCGCCCTCGAGGCCGTCCTCAAGGAAGCCTGGGGCTACGACCAGGTACTCTTTCTGGGCGATGCGGTGGGCTACTACCCCGATGTCAACCGGGTACTGGACTGGTTGCGCTCGGTGAACGCTAAGGGCGTAATGGGCAACCACGACATCTGGCTGCTAGAAATCAAATCCATGCAGATTGAGGGGCCGGTGCTGGAAATTTTGTCCTGGCAAGCCGAGCGCATCAGCCCCGAGAACCGCGAGTATCTGTCCAGGCTGCCCTGGACCGTAGAGGTCGAGGGTGCGCTGCTGGTCCACGGCAGTCCGCTGGATCCGCTGGCCTACCTGGAAGAGGTGGAGCAGGCCCGGGAGGTGTTCAACCGGGTGAGCCACCGCTGGATTTTCCACGGGCACACCCACCTGGCCGGTAGCTACCTGAGCCTGGAAAGCACCACCGTGCGCGGCCAGGCCACCACCGCCGATGTCAGCACCCCCCAGGGGCGTTGGGTACGCTACCAGCGCTACGCCAACGGCGGCGAGCTCATCGTGGCGCCCAAGGCCAGGGCCATCATCAACCCCGGCTCCACCGGCCAGCCCCGGGACGGCGTGACCGGAGCGGCCTACGCCATCTGGGATCCCGAAGAAGACACCGTGGAGTTCTTCCGCGCCAAGTACAACCTCGAGCACGTGCTAGCACGCCTGCACCACGAGCAGTTCCCCATGTGGCTCTACGAGCGGCTGGTGCTCGGAAAGTAG
- a CDS encoding AMP-binding protein: protein MDNLRFNPAPRAVLAQQFRWDVPALYNIADATVKKAAQRTPGRIGLVEPQLGRQTTFAELDTLSSRLANVLQAHGLQPGDRVGLLMGQSLELALAHLAVYKTGAIALPLSMLFGEDALLYRLEHSGARLLMADRGTLQALNPNLPAEIGVIYQDQVLDLLQAAQPSFETHPTQADDPAILIYTSGTTGKPKGVLLPHRTLIGHLPGFRLFCNFPGEEARYWSAADWAWIGGLLNVLLCAWAHGYTVVAYRTRRFDPEEALHLLHDQGVTHTFLFPTALKLLRQLGRLKAPPTLQSIHSGGEPLGAELLAWVQENLGLPVNEFYGQTEANLLVGNSYTTDPIRPGSMGLPYPGHRVEIIDEAGQPLPPGEVGEIALRTPDPVAFLGYWNNPQATQQKYVGPYLKTGDLGSKDAAGYLWFKARADDLIKAAGYRISPFEVEEALLHHPAVAMVAVVGMPDAERGQRVVAHVKLREGQSGSLALTQALQEEVRRRVGHHAYPREIHFVDELPLTTTGKIQRFKLRG from the coding sequence GTGGACAACCTGAGGTTTAACCCAGCCCCCAGGGCGGTGCTCGCCCAGCAATTTCGCTGGGACGTTCCGGCTTTGTATAACATTGCAGACGCCACCGTAAAAAAAGCGGCCCAACGAACGCCTGGCCGCATCGGCCTCGTCGAGCCGCAACTGGGGCGACAGACCACCTTCGCCGAGCTAGACACCCTCTCGAGCCGCCTGGCCAACGTGCTACAGGCCCACGGTTTGCAGCCGGGCGACCGGGTAGGGCTCCTGATGGGGCAGTCGCTCGAGCTCGCCCTGGCCCACCTGGCCGTCTACAAAACGGGGGCCATCGCCCTGCCGCTCTCGATGCTGTTTGGCGAGGATGCCCTGCTCTACCGCCTCGAGCACTCCGGCGCCCGCCTGCTGATGGCCGACCGGGGTACCCTGCAGGCCCTGAACCCCAACCTACCCGCAGAAATCGGGGTCATCTACCAGGATCAAGTTCTGGATTTGCTGCAAGCCGCTCAACCCAGCTTCGAGACCCACCCTACCCAGGCCGATGACCCGGCCATCCTGATCTACACCTCCGGCACCACTGGCAAACCCAAGGGCGTGCTCCTGCCCCACCGCACCCTGATTGGCCACCTGCCCGGCTTCCGGCTTTTTTGCAACTTTCCAGGTGAGGAAGCTCGCTACTGGTCGGCGGCGGACTGGGCCTGGATTGGGGGTTTGCTGAATGTGCTCCTTTGCGCCTGGGCCCACGGCTACACCGTGGTGGCCTACCGCACCCGGCGCTTTGACCCCGAGGAAGCCCTGCACCTGCTGCACGATCAGGGCGTCACGCACACCTTCCTCTTCCCCACCGCCCTTAAGCTGCTGCGGCAACTGGGCCGGCTCAAGGCTCCGCCCACCCTGCAAAGCATCCACTCCGGGGGCGAACCCCTGGGCGCCGAGCTTCTGGCCTGGGTGCAGGAAAACCTAGGCCTGCCGGTCAACGAGTTCTACGGGCAGACCGAGGCCAATCTGCTGGTCGGCAATTCCTACACCACCGACCCCATCCGCCCCGGTTCGATGGGCCTGCCTTACCCCGGGCACCGGGTCGAAATCATTGACGAAGCCGGCCAGCCCCTCCCGCCTGGGGAAGTGGGCGAAATCGCCCTGCGGACACCCGACCCGGTGGCCTTCCTGGGTTACTGGAACAACCCCCAGGCCACCCAGCAAAAGTACGTCGGCCCCTACCTGAAAACCGGCGACCTGGGCAGCAAAGACGCGGCAGGCTACCTGTGGTTCAAGGCCCGCGCCGATGACTTGATCAAGGCAGCCGGGTATCGCATCAGCCCCTTCGAGGTGGAGGAAGCCCTGCTGCATCACCCGGCGGTGGCCATGGTGGCGGTGGTGGGAATGCCCGATGCCGAACGCGGTCAGCGCGTTGTGGCCCATGTCAAGCTCCGCGAGGGGCAGTCCGGCTCCCTGGCCCTGACCCAGGCGCTGCAAGAGGAGGTGCGCCGGCGGGTAGGGCACCATGCCTACCCCCGGGAGATTCACTTCGTAGACGAGCTACCCCTCACCACCACCGGCAAGATTCAGCGCTTCAAGCTCCGGGGGTAA
- a CDS encoding hemolysin III family protein has product MKNRFRLSFTITVREPFNTYSHAAGAVLGLVGMVALLFFTQGNAAKIVGALVFGLTMILMYTSSALYHALRVSERALLWLRKLDHAAIFLFIAGTYTPVLLQAMEPAWRPWALGLVWGLAALGVGLKLVTLKAPRWLYTATYLGMGWLSVFLLPKLALNPLALGFLIAGGVAYSLGALVYAAKWPNLLPRLVGFHGLWHVFVLLGSTGMYFAVLSMYLA; this is encoded by the coding sequence ATGAAAAATCGCTTTCGTCTTTCTTTCACCATTACGGTTCGTGAGCCGTTTAATACCTATTCCCATGCGGCTGGTGCAGTGTTGGGCCTGGTTGGCATGGTTGCCTTGCTGTTTTTCACCCAGGGCAACGCCGCTAAAATCGTGGGGGCACTGGTATTCGGCCTGACCATGATCCTGATGTACACCTCCTCCGCGCTCTACCACGCCCTGCGGGTCTCGGAGCGGGCCTTGCTGTGGCTGCGCAAGCTCGACCATGCGGCCATTTTTTTATTCATCGCCGGAACCTATACCCCGGTGCTGTTGCAAGCCATGGAGCCCGCTTGGCGGCCCTGGGCCCTGGGCCTGGTCTGGGGCCTGGCGGCGCTGGGGGTGGGCCTCAAGCTGGTCACCCTCAAGGCGCCCCGCTGGCTTTATACCGCGACCTACCTGGGCATGGGCTGGCTCTCGGTCTTTCTGCTACCCAAACTGGCCCTGAACCCCCTCGCGCTGGGCTTCCTGATTGCGGGCGGGGTGGCCTATAGCCTGGGGGCCTTAGTCTATGCCGCCAAATGGCCCAATCTGCTGCCCCGGCTGGTGGGTTTTCATGGCCTCTGGCACGTGTTTGTATTGCTCGGCAGTACGGGCATGTATTTTGCAGTGCTGTCGATGTACCTGGCCTGA
- a CDS encoding sorbosone dehydrogenase family protein, producing the protein MTPLYRLGLAIVLAAACGAFFAAKPEPVADEAARRIRLPPGFAIQIFAEGFEGAPRMMTVGPDGHLYLTLMYGGQVVRLPDRNRDGRADGVEVLAGNLELPHGLEWHQGWLYVALSNAVIRMQQKGATWQRETVVADIPGPSGHFTRTLHFGPDGKLYVSVGSETNFGPERDPRRAAILRYNPDGSIPQDNPFVRDPDLRRRAVWAEGLKNSVDFTWTPRGSLWATHNGTDHLGDDLPPEEVILAVQPGGFHGWPYCYTPGLGLNLKAERSEVPDPRADGFDCRKAVPALFTAPAHSAPLGMTWGLKSHFPPDYRNSLYIAYHGSLGVQDPRHYRDCKIERFIIQNDLPVRSEVFATGWREPGQMCRDAWGRPVGLVVGSDGAMYVSDAKGGRVYRIWYRGK; encoded by the coding sequence ATGACCCCCTTGTATCGGCTAGGCCTGGCGATTGTACTGGCAGCGGCCTGTGGCGCGTTTTTTGCTGCCAAGCCAGAGCCTGTAGCTGACGAAGCAGCCCGGCGCATTCGGCTGCCCCCAGGGTTTGCCATCCAGATTTTTGCCGAAGGCTTTGAGGGTGCCCCCCGCATGATGACGGTGGGACCCGATGGGCACCTTTACCTGACCCTGATGTACGGAGGCCAGGTGGTACGGCTGCCCGACCGCAACCGCGATGGCCGGGCCGATGGGGTCGAAGTGCTGGCTGGTAACCTCGAGCTACCCCATGGCCTCGAGTGGCACCAGGGCTGGCTTTATGTGGCTTTGAGCAACGCGGTCATTCGCATGCAACAAAAGGGAGCTACATGGCAGCGCGAAACGGTCGTTGCGGATATTCCGGGACCTTCTGGCCACTTCACCCGCACCCTGCACTTTGGCCCGGATGGCAAGCTCTACGTCTCGGTGGGTTCTGAGACCAACTTCGGCCCCGAGCGCGACCCCCGACGGGCGGCCATATTGCGTTATAACCCCGATGGCAGCATTCCCCAGGACAACCCTTTCGTGCGTGACCCCGACCTCCGCCGCCGGGCGGTCTGGGCCGAAGGGCTCAAGAACAGCGTAGACTTTACCTGGACGCCCCGCGGTTCGCTCTGGGCTACCCACAACGGCACCGATCACCTAGGGGACGACCTGCCCCCCGAAGAGGTGATTCTGGCGGTGCAACCGGGAGGTTTTCACGGCTGGCCCTACTGCTATACGCCCGGGCTGGGCCTGAACCTGAAGGCCGAACGCAGCGAGGTGCCCGACCCCCGCGCCGATGGCTTCGACTGCCGCAAGGCGGTTCCGGCGCTGTTTACGGCCCCGGCCCACTCGGCCCCGCTGGGCATGACCTGGGGTCTGAAGAGCCATTTTCCGCCGGATTACCGTAACAGCCTCTATATTGCCTACCACGGTTCGCTGGGGGTGCAAGACCCGAGGCACTACCGCGACTGCAAGATTGAGCGCTTCATTATTCAAAACGACCTTCCAGTGCGTTCGGAGGTATTTGCCACCGGCTGGCGGGAGCCAGGGCAGATGTGCCGCGATGCCTGGGGCCGCCCGGTGGGGCTGGTGGTTGGCTCCGATGGCGCGATGTATGTCTCCGACGCCAAGGGGGGGCGGGTTTATCGGATCTGGTACCGGGGCAAATAA